The proteins below come from a single Eucalyptus grandis isolate ANBG69807.140 chromosome 3, ASM1654582v1, whole genome shotgun sequence genomic window:
- the LOC104438472 gene encoding dnaJ homolog subfamily C GRV2 isoform X1, producing the protein MDASNYGGSAVPVEEPEYLARYMVVKHSWRGRYKRILCIASGAIITLDPNTLVVTNYYDVGNDYDGALPVLGRDENSSEFSLSVRTEGKGKFKGIKFSSRYRASILTELHRIRWSRIGPVAEFPVLHLRRRNGEWVPFKLKVTYVGVELVDLKSGDLRWCLDFRDMGSPAIILLSDVYGKKNGGHSGFILCPLYGRKSKAFQAASGTTDTAIISSLTKTAKSMVGLYLSVDSSQSPTVAEYIKQRRKEPVGAEEAPLGGWLVMRLRTAAHGTLNFPGQGFSVGPKGGIGEHGDSVPRQLILTKISIVERRPDNYEAVIVRPLSAVSSLVRFAEEPQIFAIEFNDGCPVHVYASTSRDSLLATVRDVLQTEGQCAVPVLPRLTMPGHRLDPPCGRVHISLHQSLTGQQRHVADMESASMHLKHLAASAKDAVAEAGSIPGSRAKLWRRIREFNACIPYGGVPPTIEVPEVTLMALITMLPATPNFPPESPPLPAPSPKAAATVVGFVTCLRRILASRNAASHVMSFPAAVGRIMGLLRNGSEAIAAESAGLVAGLIGGGPGDSNTMTDSKGEQHATIMHTKSVLFANHDYIIILANRLKPMSVSPLLSMAVVEILEAMICEPHSETTQYTVFVELLRQVAGLRRRLFALFGHPAESIRETVAVIMRTIAEEDAIAAESMRDAALRDGALLRHLLHAFFLPAGERREVSRQLVALWADSYQPALDLLSRVLPPGLVAYLRTRTAGSLSEDAHQEVSVLSRRRRRLLQQRKGHVGNRLQEHLQPSTNNFEGGDRVRQTNAGGFRGADSYQRSALDPAFGQASGTNPPSSRTVENLNGDMTSNGVAPHDPPSFATSANVQSPNPPDASEPTEPSTIDSDPNTVGYQDNGLPAPAQVVVENTPVGSGRLLCNWPEFWRAFSLDHNRADLIWNERTRQELREALQAEVHKLDVEKERTEDIVPGGATIELLTGQESVPQISWNYSEFLVSYPSLSKEVCVGQYYLRLLLDSSTNGRAQDFPLRDPVAFFRALYHRFLCDADIGLTVDGAIPDELGSSDDWCDMGRLDGFGGGGGSSVRELCARAMAIVYEQHHKTIGPFEGTAHVTVLLDRTDDRALRHRLLLLLKVLMKDLSNVEASVLVGGSVLAVDLLTAVHEASERTAIPLQSNLIAATAFMEPLKEWMFTDKDGVQVGPVEKDAIRRFWSKKTIDWTTRCWASGMVDWKRLRDIRELRWALAIRVPVLTPAQIGEAALSILHSMVSAHSDIDDAGELVTPTPRVKGILSSQRCLPHIAQAMLSGEPSIVESAAALLKAIVTRNPKAMIRLYSTGAFYFALAYPGSNLLSIAHLFSVTHVHQAFHGGEEAAVSSSLPLAKRSVLGGLLPESLLYVLERSGPAAFAAAMVSDSDTPEIIWTHKMRAENLIRQVLQHLGDFPQKLSQHCHSLYEYAPMPPVTYPELRDEMWCHRYYLRNLCDEIRFPNWPIVEHVEFLQSLLVMWREELTRRPMDLSEEEACKILEISPEDISSDEVAKNVSIDTFEETASISKQIENIDEEKLKRQYRKLAMKYHPDKNPEGREKFLAVQKAYERLQATIQGLQGPQTWRLLLLLKGQCILYRRYGDVLEPFKYAGYPMLLNAVTVDKDDNNFLSSERAPLLVAASELLWLTCASSSLNGEELVRDDGIQLLANLLCRCMGVVQPTTPASEPSAIIVTNVMRTFAVLSRFESARVEMLEFSGLVDDIVHCTELELVPGAVDASLQTIAHVCVSSELQNALLNAGVLWYLVPLLLQYDSTAEESGANESPGVGASVQIAKNSHALRAAQALSKLSGLCIDGSSTPYNQDAADSLRALLTPKLASLLKDHVPKDLLSRLNSNLESPEIIWNSSTRAELLKFVDEQRAAQGPDGTYDLKESHGFAYKALSKELYVGQVYLRVYNDQPDSEISEPEAFCVALVEFISSVVHNKYPVDTYLPSNGNQSELVPESHESQGDKTDGNQSELVPETHESQGDKTDGLGDGQHVPPESAVVSEGHVAEKEEFPLVKNLGFGLISLQNLLTSNPNLASILSSKEKLVPIFECFSVPEVSESDIPQLCLSVLSLLTTYAPCLEAMVADVSSILLLFQMLHASPKCREGALHVLYALASTPELAWAAAKHGGVVYILELLLPRQEEIPLQQRASAASLLGKLLGQPMHGPRVAITLGRFLPDGLVSVVRDGPGEAVVSVLEQTTETPELVWTPAMATSLSAQIATMASDLYREQMKGRMIDWDVPEQTPAQQEMRDEPQVGGIYVRLFLKDPKFPLRNPKRFLEGLLDQYLSSIAATHYDAQAVDPELPMLLSAALVSLLRVHPALADHVGYLGYVPKLVAAVAYEGRRETMSSAGLNTGSTTERTEESEDGSAQPTQTPQERVRLSCLRVLHQLASSTTCAEAMAATSVGSPQVVPLLMKAIGWQGGSILALETLKRVVGAGNRARDALVAQGLKVGLVEVLLGLLDWRAGGRNGLCSQMKWNESEASIGRVLAIEVLHAFATEGAHCTRVREILDSSDVWSAYKDQKHDLFLPSNAQSAAAGVAGLIEHSSSKLTYALPAPPPQASKPPSAAVTDINGEQHFFRVKGKQEVS; encoded by the exons ATGGACGCCTCGAATTACGGCGGCTCCGCTGTCCCGGTCGAGGAGCCGGAGTACCTCGCCAGGTACATGGTGGTCAAGCACTCGTGGCGCGGCCGCTACAAGCGGATCCTCTGCATAGCGAGCGGGGCGATCATCACGCTGGATCCGAACACGCTCGTGGTGACGAATTATTACGACGTTGGGAACGACTACGACGGCGCGCTGCCGGTGCTCGGCCGGGACGAGAACTCGAGCGAGTTCAGCTTGAGCGTGAGGACCGAGGGCAAGGGGAAATTCAAGGGGATAAAGTTTTCGTCGCGGTACCGGGCGAGTATATTGACGGAATTGCACAGGATCAGGTGGAGTAGGATTGGACCGGTGGCTGAGTTCCCTGTTTTGCATTTGCGGCGAAGAAACGGGGAATGGGTTCCCTTC AAATTGAAAGTGACTTATGTTGGGGTTGAGCTCGTTGACCTGAAGTCTGGTGATCTTCGGTGGTGCTTGGATTTTAGAGACATGGGTTCTCCAGCAATTATTCTCCTCTCTGAtgtttatggaaagaaaaatggtgGACATAGCGGATTTATTCTTTGTCCATTATATGGAAGGAAGTCTAAGGCTTTCCAAGCTGCTTCAGGAACTACAGACACTGCTATCATCTCAAGTTTG ACGAAAACGGCGAAATCCATGGTCGGGTTATATTTATCTGTGGACAGTTCTCAATCTCCTACTGTAGCTGAGTATATAAAGCAACGAA GGAAAGAGCCTGTTGGAGCGGAAGAAGCCCCTCTTGGGGGTTGGTTGGTGATGAGGTTGCGCACTGCCGCGCATGGAACTTTAAATTTTCCGGGACAGGGTTTCAGTGTTGGTCCTAAAGGAGGTATTGGAGAACATGGTGATTCTGTACCTCGTCAACTTATACTTACAAAGATTTCTATTGTCGAGAGGCGCCCTGATAATTATGAA GCTGTTATTGTTAGGCCGTTATCTGCAGTAAGCTCTCTTGTTCGGTTTGCGGAAGAGCCCCAGATCTTTGCGATTGAATTTAATGATGGATGCCCTGTACAT GTTTATGCCAGCACATCTCGTGATAGCTTACTTGCTACAGTTCGTGATGTCCTGCAAACTGAA GGTCAGTGTGCGGTACCTGTGCTACCAAGGCTGACGATGCCTGGTCACCGTCTTGATCCGCCTTGTGGAAGGGTGCACATATCACTGCATCAATCTCTAACTGGACAACAGCGTCATGTTGCTGATATGGAAAGCGCGTCAATGCACTTAAAACACTTAGCAGCATCTGCCAAAGATGCTGTGGCAGAAGCTGGTTCTATTCCTGGTTCAAGAGCTAAGCTGTGGCGCAGAATTAGAGAGTTCAATGCATGTATACCATATGGTGGCGTGCCTCCTACTATAGAAGTACCCGAAGTTACTTTAATGGCCTTAATAACTATGCTTCCAGCAACTCCCAACTTTCCTCCTGAGTCCCCTCCTCTTCCGGCGCCTTCTCCTAAAGCAGCTGCAACAGTTGTTGGCTTTGTCACATGTTTGCGTCGAATATTGGCTTCAAGGAATGCAGCTTCACATGTGATGTCCTTTCCTGCTGCTGTAGGGAGAATAATGGGTTTGCTTAGAAATGGGTCAGAGGCTATTGCTGCTGAATCTGCAGGGCTTGTTGCTGGACTTATTGGTGGTGGTCCTGGAGATTCAAATACTATGACAGATTCTAAGGGAGAGCAGCATGCCACAATTATGCACACTAAGTCGGTGTTGTTTGCAAATCATGattatattattattcttgCTAACAGACTTAAGCCTATGTCAGTATCCCCCTTATTGTCCATGGCAGTTGTTGAAATTTTAGAGGCCATGATATGCGAGCCACACAGTGAAACTACTCAATACACAGTTTTTGTTGAGTTGTTACGTCAGGTTGCTGGTTTACGTCGGCGGTTGTTTGCCTTGTTTGGGCACCCTGCTGAGAGCATCAGGGAAACTGTTGCTGTAATAATGCGAACAATTGCAGAAGAAGATGCCATTGCCGCTGAGTCCATGCGGGATGCTGCTCTCCGTGATGGTGCTCTACTGAGGCATCTCTTGcatgctttttttcttcctgcTGGGGAACGCCGCGAAGTTAGTCGGCAGCTTGTTGCTCTTTGGGCGGATTCATATCAACCGGCTCTTGATTTGTTATCTAGAGTTTTGCCTCCAGGACTGGTTGCTTATTTGCGTACAAGAACTGCAGGGTCTCTCTCAGAAGATGCACACCAAGAAGTATCTGTCTTGAGTAGAAGGCGCAGACGTCTTCTTCAGCAGAGGAAAGGTCATGTTGGAAACAGATTGCAAGAACATCTGCAACCATCAACTAACAATTTTGAAGGAGGCGATAGGGTGAGGCAGACTAATGCTGGTGGTTTTAGAGGGGCCGATAGCTATCAACGATCAGCTCTTGATCCTGCTTTTGGACAGGCTTCTGGCACTAATCCCCCTTCTTCTCGTACAGTTGAAAATTTGAATGGGGATATGACCTCCAATGGGGTTGCTCCTCATGATCCTCCATCTTTTGCTACTTCAGCTAATGTACAATCACCAAATCCACCCGATGCATCAGAACCAACTGAGCCAAGCACAATTGATTCTGATCCTAACACTGTTGGTTACCAGGACAATGGCCTTCCAGCTCCTGCTCAGGTTGTAGTGGAGAATACTCCTGTGGGATCTGGGAGGCTACTTTGCAATTGGCCTGAGTTTTGGCGAGCTTTTAGTCTGGATCACAATCGTGCGGATTTAATATGGAATGAGCGAACTAGGCAGGAGTTGAGGGAGGCTTTGCAGGCTGAAGTTCACAAATTGGACGTTGAGAAAGAACGCACAGAAGATATTGTTCCAGGAGGTGCAACAATAGAACTTTTGACAGGGCAAGAGAGTGTACCTCAAATATCATGGAATTATTCTGAGTTCTTAGTTAGTTATCCTAGCTTATCTAAGGAAGTTTGCGTGGGTCAATATTATTTACGATTGCTGCTTGACAGCAGCACCAATGGCAGGGCACAAGATTTTCCTCTGCGTGACCCTGTTGCTTTCTTTAGGGCTCTGTATCATAGGTTCTTATGTGATGCAGACATAGGACTTACTGTTGATGGTGCTATTCCTGATGAATTGGGTTCATCTGATGATTGGTGTGACATGGGAAGATTGGATGGCtttggaggaggcggcggctcTTCAGTTAGAGAGCTTTGTGCTAGGGCGATGGCAATTGTTTATGAGCAGCATCACAAAACAATAGGTCCTTTTGAGGGCACAGCCCATGTTACTGTTCTCTTAGACAGAACTGATGATAGAGCATTGAGGCACCGCCTTCTTCTGCTACTGAAG GTTCTAATGAAGGATTTATCAAATGTTGAGGCTTCTGTCTTGGTTGGTGGGTCTGTGTTGGCTGTTGATCTGTTGACAGCAGTTCATGAAGCATCAGAAAGGACAGCGATCCCTCTGCAGTCAAACCTGATAGCTGCTACTGCATTTATGGAACCACTGAAGGAATGGATGTTTACTGATAAAGATGGTGTACAAGTTGGACCTGTGGAGAAAGATGCAATTAGAAGGTTTTGGTCAAAGAAAACAATTGATTGGACGACTAGGTGTTGGGCTTCTGGGATGGTTGACTGGAAAAGACTGCGTGATATTCGCGAACTGCGATGGGCTTTAGCTATTCGGGTTCCAGTGCTCACGCCAGCACAG ATAGGGGAGGCAGCATTGTCCATATTGCACAGCATGGTGTCTGCTCATTCTGATATAGATGATGCTGGAGAATTAGTCACTCCAACTCCCAGAGTGAAAGGAATCCTGTCAAGTCAGCGCTGCCTCCCGCACATTGCACAG GCAATGCTTTCTGGTGAACCAAGTATTGTGGAGAGTGCTGCGGCATTGCTGAAGGCTATTGTTACGAGAAATCCCAAAGCTATGATTCGGCTATATAGCACTGGCGCCTTTTATTTTGCCCTTGCATACCCTGGATCTAATCTTCTTTCAATTGCACACCTCTTCTCAGTCACTCATGTCCATCAAGCATTTCATGGAGGTGAAGAAGCGGCAGTTTCTTCGTCTTTGCCACTGGCAAAACGGAGTGTCCTTGGTGGGCTCCTTCCAGAGTCATTGCTATATGTGTTGGAGCGGAGTGGTCCTGCTGCATTTGCAGCAGCAATGGTTTCTGATTCTGATACTCCAGAGATTATATGGACCCACAAGATGCGAGCAGAAAATCTCATCCGCCAG GTTTTGCAACATCTTGGTGATTTTCCCCAGAAATTGTCTCAGCACTGTCATTCTTTATATGAATATGCTCCAATGCCACCTGTGACATATCCAGAGCTAAGAGATGAGATGTGGTGTCACCGATATTACCTTCGTAACTTGTGTGATGAGATCCGATTCCCTAATTGGCCAATAGTAGAACATGTCGAATTCCTGCAGTCCCTACTTGTAATGTGGCGTGAAGAGCTAACAAGAAGACCTATGGATCTTTCAGAAGAAGAAGCTTGCAAAATTCTGGAGATTTCCCCAGAAGATATATCAAGTGATGAAGTTGCCAAGAACGTTTCTATCGATACATTTGAGGAGACAGCCAGTATCTCCAAGCAAATTGAGaacattgatgaagaaaagctGAAGAGACAATATAGGAAGCTTGCAATGAAATATCACCCTGATAAAAATCCtgaaggaagagagaagttTCTTGCTGTGCAAAAAGCTTACGAACGTCTCCAG GCCACAATTCAAGGGTTGCAAGGTCCCCAGACTTGGAGGTTGTTGCTTCTACTGAAAGGACAGTGTATTTTGTACCGACGTTATGGGGATGTGCTCGAGCCTTTTAAATATGCTGGCTATCCAATGTTGCTGAACGCTGTGACTGTGGACAAAGATGACAACAATTTCCTATCTTCAGAAAGAGCACCTCTTCTTGTTGCTGCATCAGAGCTTCTGTGGCTAAC GTGTGCATCATCTTCTCTGAATGGTGAAGAGCTCGTGAGGGATGATGGGATACAGCTCCTTGCGAATCTTTTATGTCGATGCATGGGTGTTGTTCAGCCAACTACTCCGGCAAGTGAACCATCTGCAATTATTGTGACTAATGTGATGCGGACATTTGCTGTCTTAAGCCGGTTTGAAAGTGCCAGGGTAGAGATGCTTGAGTTTTCTGGTTTAGTCGACGACATTGTGCACTGCACTGAACTTGAGCTTGTACCTGGGGCCGTGGATGCTTCCTTGCAGACTATTGCCCATGTCTGTGTATCCTCAGAGTTGCAAAATGCTTTGTTGAACGCTGGTGTGTTGTG GTACCTTGTGCCCTTGTTGCTTCAGTATGACTCAACTGCAGAGGAATCTGGTGCCAATGAGTCACCTGGTGTTGGTGCTAGTGTTCAAATTGCTAAGAATTCACATGCTCTGCGAGCAGCCCAGGCCTTATCCAAGCTTAGTGGTTTGTGTATTGATGGGAGCTCGACACCTTATAATCAAGATGCAGCTGATTCTCTCAGAGCTTTGCTTACCCCTAAACTTGCCAGCTTGTTGAAAGATCATGTCCCTAAAGATCTACTATCCCGCTTGAACTCAAACCTCGAGTCTCCAGAA ATCATATGGAATTCATCGACCCGAGCAGAATTACTGAAGTTTGTGGATGAACAACGTGCAGCCCAAGGACCAGATGGTACATATGATCTGAAGGAATCGCATGGGTTTGCTTATAAAGCGCTATCAAAAGAACTCTATGTTGGCCAAGTGTATTTGAGAGTGTACAATGACCAACCGGATTCTGAGATTAGTGAGCCAGAAGCATTCTGTGTTGCTTTAGTAGAGTTTATATCATCTGTTGTGCACAACAAATATCCTGTAGATACATATCTTCCGAGTAATGGTAACCAGAGTGAACTGGTGCCTGAATCACATGAGTCTCAAGGTGACAAGACTGATGGTAACCAGAGTGAACTGGTGCCTGAAACACACGAGTCTCAAGGTGACAAGACTGATGGATTAGGTGATGGGCAACATGTGCCCCCTGAATCTGCAGTAGTATCTGAGGGGCATGTAGCAGAGAAGGAAGAATTTCCCCTAGTCAAGAATCTTGGGTTTGGATTAATCTCGCTTCAG AATCTGCTCACAAGCAATCCTAATCTAGCATCGAtactttcttcaaaagaaaagctcGTGCCGATCTTTGAGTGCTTTTCTGTGCCTGAAGTATCTGAAAGCGACATCCCTCAGCTTTGCTTGAGTGTATTGTCACTATTGACTACTTATGCCCCCTGCTTAGAGGCCATGGTGGCAGATGTCTCTAGCATCCTTCTATTATTTCAGATGCTTCATGCCTCCCCTAAATGCCGCGAGGGGGCTCTACATGTTCTTTATGCATTGGCAAGCACACCAGAACTTGCATGGGCAGCTGCCAAGCATGGTGGAGTGGTCTATATTCTTGAGCTTCTTTTGCCTAGACAAG AAGAGATCCCATTGCAGCAAAGAGCGTCAGCAGCCTCTCTGTTGGGAAAGCTCCTTGGGCAGCCAATGCATGGTCCTCGAGTTGCTATTACCCTAGGGAGATTTCTCCCAGATGGCCTTGTATCAGTTGTTAGGGATGGACCGGGTGAGGCTGTGGTGTCAGTGCTTGAACAGACTACAGAGACGCCAGAACTTGTATGGACACCCGCAATGGCCACTTCTTTATCAGCTCAAATAGCGACCATGGCATCAGACCTTTATCGTGAACAGATGAAAGGACGCATGATTGATTGGGATGTGCCTGAACAGACACCTGCCCAGCAGGAAATGAGAGATGAGCCCCAG GTGGGTGGAATATATGTTAGGCTTTTCCTGAAAGATCCCAAGTTTCCCCTTAGGAACCCAAAGAGATTTTTGGAAGGACTGCTCGATCAGTACTTGTCATCAATTGCAGCCACACATTACGATGCACAAGCTGTGGACCCTGAGCTTCCGATGCTGTTGTCAGCTGCTTTGGTTTCCTTACTGCGAGTTCACCCTGCACTAGCAGATCACGTTGGTTATCTTGGATACGTGCCAAAGCTTGTTGCTGCAGTTGCCTATGAGGGGAGACGAGAAACAATGTCATCAGCAGGATTGAACACTGGAAGTACCACAGAGAGAACAGAGGAATCTGAGGATGGGTCTGCCCAACCTACTCAAACTCCTCAAGAGCGTGTACGTCTTAGTTGCTTACGCGTTCTACATCAACTTGCATCTAGTACTACTTGTGCAGAAGCAATGGCAGCGACTAGTGTTGGATCACCTCag GTTGTTCCTCTTCTAATGAAAGCCATAGGATGGCAAGGGGGAAGCATATTAGCACTTGAGACATTAAAGCGTGTTGTTGGTGCTGGAAATAGGGCCAGGGATGCGCTTGTTGCACAAGGACTCAA GGTTGGTCTTGTGGAGGTACTTCTTGGTCTTCTTGACTGGAGAGCTGGAGGCAGAAATGGTCTTTGCTCGCAAATGAAGTGGAATGAATCTGAGGCATCTATCGGTAGAGTGCTGGCAATTGAG GTACTGCATGCATTCGCAACGGAAGGTGCCCACTGTACCAGAGTCCGTGAAATACTAGATTCCTCTGAT GTATGGAGCGCATACAAAGATCAGAAACATGACCTTTTCCTCCCTTCAAATGCTCAATCTGCCGCTGCCGGAGTTGCTGGTCTAATTGAGCATTCTTCATCCAAGCTTACTTATGCACTACCTGCTCCCCCACCACAAGCTTCTAAACCCCCAAGTGCAGCGGTAACTGATATAAATGGAGAACAACACTTTTTTAGAGTTAAAGGGAAGCAAGAGGTTTCCTAG